The Bacillota bacterium genomic sequence CAGTCTTGCACATTCGGTTGGTGTTAATCTTCTCACCGTATAGTCTGCACAGCCATTGTCATTGATCAGTGGTGGGTCTTTATAATCTGTTGCCACTAATGTGTTTGCCAGTTCTTCATTAGCCTGTGTGAAGTGAGAATTCTTACTTGCTGAGTAAGTGGGAGTTGCTACTGCACTCGGTCCTTGTGCATTCAAGGTTGAGTTAATCCCATCTTCAGTAATGCCAAGGTTTCTAGCATAATTTTTGCCACAGTTAAATGACTCCCTGTCAATGGCATAAACAACAGCGTGTTTATCTACGGTATTGAGAGTGAAGCTCACTTCTTCATTTACACCATCACCTTGTGGTCCATTTTTGTCCGTTCTTCCTATCATAGAACCTTGCAAGGCATAAGACTCTACCACTGCAATACCACCTTGATTGCTATCAGGAGCATTTCCTGATGTATCAATGGTTCTGGCTGTATCACTCTCATAAACATTTGAACGTGCATTGATTGTTCCTTCTGAAGTAAATCGCACATCATAGGTTTTAGGATTTTCAACGACAAAAGGCTGATTGTTTCCACCTGTTCCATAAGTGGCTGAAATAGTTGGTGCAACATCAATCGGCCCAGTAAAACGAGTGTCCTTTCCATGATTATCGAAAACAGCAGAGTCCATCACACATGGTGGATGATTTGATTTAGCCCTTAATGTACAAGTAATATCCTCTGTGACATCCATACGATTTCCACCTTGGTCATTTAGGCAGATTGTGCCTGCCTCTCCAGTGCTGTCTGCAATGTTTCTGGCAGTTCCTTGCCACGAGTGGATGCTCTCCTTAGAATACCCAGACAAGCCTTCTGACTTAAATAGTATTTCTCCGGCACCCCTACCTGTAAAATCTGCGACAAGAAAGATTCGTTTTCTTCGTTGGGGAACTCCCCAGTATTGAGCATCAAGCACTCTCCAGGCAAGGGAAAAATCATCTCCCATAATACTTCCTGCTTGTTTCCACTTATCAGCTTTAGGAACTGATAGGGTTTCATCCTTGATGTGGCAGATGCCTTCAAGGACACATCTGAAATCTTCTCCTTTGTTTGATGAGAAGGCTCCAGGTACGTTTTCCCAGACAATATATCTTGGTTTTTTGCCATCTGTAGCACACCTCATTTCTTTTACAATTCGAATGGCTTCATAAAAAAGACTTGAACGTTTTCCATCCAGGCCATCACGCTTACCTGCTATGGATAAATCCTGACAAGGTGAGCCAAAAGTAATAATATCCACGGGTTCTATCTTGCTGCCATCCATACAAGAAATATCACCATAATGTTTTATAAAGGGCAGTCTTTTGGTGGTCACCCTAATAGGAAACGGTTCAATCTCCGATGCCCATATTGGGGTAATACCAGAGATTAAACCGCCTAAAGGAAAACCGCCTGAACCGTCAAAAAGACTGCCAATGCTTAGTTTATCCATCAGCTACCTCCAATTCATCGTAGTCATAGCTAAGTCCATCTCTTTGGACTTTTACTTCTTTGGAAGTGCCTACTTGCTCAATGTAGCGTTTAATAATGACATCACAGAACTTCTCATCTAATTCCACCGTGTAGCAGATTCGTTCTGATTGCTCACAGGCAATTAAGGTACTGCCACTACCTCCAAATGGATCAAGCACGATGGTATTACTCATAGATGAATTTAAAATCGGATAGGCAAGAAGAGGAACAGGCTTCATGGTAGGATGGTCACCATTTCTCTTTGGCTTATCAAACTCCCAGATAGTAGTTTCTTTTCTGCCTGTATACCACTGATGTTTACCTTTCTTTTTCCATCCAAACAGCACTGGTTCGTGTTGCCATTGATAGGGAGAACGACCCAGAACAAGCGAATCCTTCTTCCATATACAGCAACCGGACAAATAAAAACCGGCATCCGAGAAGGCTTTTCTAAAGTTAAACCCCTCGGTGTCGGCATGGAATACATAGATGGAGGCATCGTCTGCTAGTGCTTCTTCGATATTGATAAAGGCATCTAAAAGGAATTGATAAAAAGCATCGTTTGCCATATGGTCATTTTTTATCTTTCCTGCAGTACCTTCATAATTTACATTGTAGGGAGGATCTGTCACACACAAGTTAGCCTTATTTTTATTCATGAGTAAATCATAGGTTTCCTTCTTGGTTGAATCACCACAGATGAGCCTGTGTCTACCAAGAGTCCATATATCACCAAGCTTACTGAATGCAGGCTTTTTTAGTTCTTCCTCCACATCAAAGTCGTCATCATGAATACCGTCT encodes the following:
- the dcm gene encoding DNA (cytosine-5-)-methyltransferase translates to MMDKLSIGSLFDGSGGFPLGGLISGITPIWASEIEPFPIRVTTKRLPFIKHYGDISCMDGSKIEPVDIITFGSPCQDLSIAGKRDGLDGKRSSLFYEAIRIVKEMRCATDGKKPRYIVWENVPGAFSSNKGEDFRCVLEGICHIKDETLSVPKADKWKQAGSIMGDDFSLAWRVLDAQYWGVPQRRKRIFLVADFTGRGAGEILFKSEGLSGYSKESIHSWQGTARNIADSTGEAGTICLNDQGGNRMDVTEDITCTLRAKSNHPPCVMDSAVFDNHGKDTRFTGPIDVAPTISATYGTGGNNQPFVVENPKTYDVRFTSEGTINARSNVYESDTARTIDTSGNAPDSNQGGIAVVESYALQGSMIGRTDKNGPQGDGVNEEVSFTLNTVDKHAVVYAIDRESFNCGKNYARNLGITEDGINSTLNAQGPSAVATPTYSASKNSHFTQANEELANTLVATDYKDPPLINDNGCADYTVRRLTPTECARLQGFPDWWCSDLGIDNPTMKDLQMWYDIFEMYRKATGKYVKPKTLKQISKWLRNPHSDSAEYKMWGNGVALPNVCFVLSGIVWYTQLERMT
- a CDS encoding DNA modification methylase; its protein translation is MLIEKKNVKDLLPAQYNPRKDLQPGDAEYEKLKRSIEQFGYVEPVIWNKVTGHVVGGHQRLKVLIDMGISEVECVIIEMDEEKEKALNIALNKISGDWDKDKLALLIGDLQGVDFDVSLTGFDPKELDDLFKDTLKDGIHDDDFDVEEELKKPAFSKLGDIWTLGRHRLICGDSTKKETYDLLMNKNKANLCVTDPPYNVNYEGTAGKIKNDHMANDAFYQFLLDAFINIEEALADDASIYVFHADTEGFNFRKAFSDAGFYLSGCCIWKKDSLVLGRSPYQWQHEPVLFGWKKKGKHQWYTGRKETTIWEFDKPKRNGDHPTMKPVPLLAYPILNSSMSNTIVLDPFGGSGSTLIACEQSERICYTVELDEKFCDVIIKRYIEQVGTSKEVKVQRDGLSYDYDELEVADG